The Kozakia baliensis genome includes a region encoding these proteins:
- a CDS encoding IS5 family transposase (programmed frameshift) → MQSVFSDTAWSVWEPLIEEVRPQGKTSPKNLRRTISAIFWRHQNGAKWRALPSEFGPSWIAAQLFIRWSKLGVWQRLFEKVRGADPELGMVFLDGTTIRAHHKAAGAAKKGDTVKRRRGREALGRSRGGFGTKVCVAADGHGRALSFTLSPGQAHELPSAYALLDDLPHPPTYVVCDRGYASHKFREYLWDRGSRPVIPSRKNDPEVACPKWAYRHRYLVENLWARLKEWRAVATRYEKTAASFLSVILVAATANYIKA, encoded by the exons ATGCAGTCTGTCTTTTCCGATACCGCATGGTCCGTATGGGAGCCTTTAATCGAGGAAGTGCGTCCGCAGGGGAAAACCTCGCCGAAAAACCTTCGACGGACGATCTCCGCGATTTTCTGGCGCCATCAGAACGGCGCGAAGTGGCGCGCCCTACCATCTGAGTTTGGTCCCAGTTGGATTGCCGCACAGTTGTTCATTCGCTGGTCGAAGCTTGGAGTGTGGCAGCGCCTCTTTGAAAAGGTCAGAGGCGCGGACCCGGAATTGGGCATGGTCTTTCTTGATGGCACGACGATCCGTGCTCATCACAAGGCGGCAGGGGCCGCCAAAAAAGGGGATACAGTGA AACGCCGCAGAGGTCGTGAGGCGCTTGGCCGCTCACGTGGAGGCTTTGGCACCAAGGTCTGCGTAGCTGCGGATGGACATGGCCGGGCATTGTCCTTCACACTGTCGCCCGGACAGGCACATGAACTGCCATCCGCTTATGCCCTGCTCGACGACCTGCCACACCCACCGACCTATGTCGTCTGTGATCGCGGATATGCCTCGCATAAATTCCGTGAATATCTCTGGGACCGGGGATCCCGCCCTGTCATTCCGTCAAGGAAAAATGATCCAGAAGTCGCCTGTCCCAAATGGGCTTACAGACACCGGTACTTGGTCGAAAACCTGTGGGCAAGGCTCAAGGAATGGCGGGCTGTCGCGACCCGATATGAGAAAACCGCGGCATCCTTCCTCTCTGTCATCCTCGTCGCTGCTACAGCAAACTATATCAAGGCCTAA
- a CDS encoding DUF4365 domain-containing protein yields MITQQHTQESLSRSYIHAIAGSAGVNLHVGREFDYGFDGTFRPVIIRGKRRVESGFPIDFQLKCTKNWSHEADQVAYSIETKTYNDLVTRDPEGIGAVLILLCVPDNPAEWVEVSEDYIRMRRCCYYSVLSGDPVANEGSTKKILIARKNVLTPEALIRLLTTERERKLGAAS; encoded by the coding sequence ATGATAACTCAACAGCATACTCAGGAGAGTCTAAGTAGATCTTATATTCACGCAATAGCAGGTTCTGCTGGTGTAAATCTCCACGTTGGCCGGGAATTCGATTATGGATTTGATGGAACCTTCCGTCCCGTAATAATTCGCGGCAAACGAAGGGTAGAGTCAGGCTTTCCAATAGATTTTCAGCTCAAATGCACGAAAAACTGGAGCCATGAAGCGGATCAGGTGGCCTACAGCATAGAAACCAAGACTTATAACGATTTAGTTACCCGCGATCCTGAAGGAATTGGCGCTGTTCTGATTTTGCTCTGTGTTCCAGATAATCCGGCCGAATGGGTCGAAGTTTCTGAAGACTACATCAGGATGCGACGTTGCTGCTATTACAGTGTCCTGTCCGGAGATCCTGTCGCCAACGAAGGATCGACTAAAAAAATTCTGATCGCCCGTAAGAATGTCCTTACACCCGAGGCCCTAATTAGATTGTTGACTACCGAACGTGAGCGGAAACTGGGGGCAGCGTCATGA
- a CDS encoding DUF4238 domain-containing protein — translation MNLPPTPKFVKKHHHIVPVLWQKRFKAPGDPGPYYLNVKTGERLPPQGPGNKMSEEYANIEFDDFFRPSDALEDHLGTLETKMVAGLDRCIATGELDGDARVDVAMLMAVQACRYPENFQSRLDLGKYLAIGLTDYKSCPDAVALNRALQTNGILSGARITQEEFVRLQTAQESQLSTELESILTAHGYEAHFNPKLVIAAADRVANHLLGLEWTLLHSPTPGFILSDRPVPSTIEYSFSIGLSASYALKLNKPAVPVMDGTTYSRQATPDEVDQINAEVRSRAQQLICGPGAWVHKL, via the coding sequence ATGAATCTTCCCCCAACACCTAAGTTTGTAAAAAAACATCATCACATCGTGCCAGTACTTTGGCAGAAGCGCTTCAAGGCACCTGGCGATCCTGGCCCTTACTATCTGAACGTGAAAACTGGGGAGCGGCTCCCCCCTCAGGGACCCGGCAATAAAATGTCTGAGGAGTACGCCAACATAGAGTTCGATGATTTTTTCAGGCCAAGCGACGCCCTCGAGGACCACCTTGGGACATTGGAAACTAAGATGGTCGCTGGATTGGATCGCTGCATAGCTACGGGCGAGCTGGATGGTGACGCCCGTGTTGACGTTGCCATGCTAATGGCTGTTCAGGCATGCCGATATCCCGAAAACTTCCAGAGCCGCTTGGACCTCGGTAAGTATTTGGCGATCGGGCTGACGGATTATAAAAGCTGCCCGGACGCGGTTGCGCTCAACCGCGCGCTGCAAACGAACGGAATCCTGTCGGGCGCCAGAATAACTCAGGAAGAATTTGTCCGTTTGCAGACTGCGCAGGAGAGCCAACTGTCGACTGAACTGGAGAGTATCCTCACAGCGCATGGATACGAGGCTCACTTCAATCCCAAGCTCGTAATTGCTGCAGCTGATCGGGTTGCCAATCACCTATTGGGCCTGGAGTGGACCTTGCTGCATTCACCTACCCCGGGCTTCATTTTGTCCGATCGCCCCGTCCCCTCAACAATCGAATATAGCTTTTCGATTGGGCTCAGCGCGTCTTACGCTTTAAAACTTAACAAACCTGCAGTCCCCGTGATGGACGGCACGACCTACTCACGACAGGCAACCCCAGATGAGGTTGATCAGATCAACGCAGAGGTAAGATCAAGGGCTCAGCAGTTGATATGCGGTCCCGGAGCTTGGGTGCATAAGCTATAA
- a CDS encoding Hint domain-containing protein, producing the protein MTVVVSSGQSVMLDSEDPYSQVIVENGGYALVEGGSYATEVDVQSGGRLGIYGSAGTVTLEAGASADVDAAQTVIAQSAAMLEVPVRADIQNLQVSGGAQIELSDAEYDASDEGTYVLDPAGLAKLEGLAESGVDSDYYGQTTYDSLLSELAGDTVTYGLAPSDGEGSQVLLTVDDGTPCFCRGTLIATERGEIAVEDLAIGDRVRTASGSLRPIRWIGHRSYSGPFVRGNQNVLPIVIRAGALGDGLPRRDLSVSPLHAMALEGVLIPAVCLINGVSILQAERIDEITYFHIELKTHDILLAEGAPSESFVDDDSRNMFHNAAEFKKLYPDAAPLPAVYCAPRIEEGPVLEAIRTRLNAEAGMAPVSMSARSIEGYLDEVTRTVIRGWARNPHSPEPVRLSLFDNGIAIAEIVADCPRPDVGPDCGFCFVVPGGFTPHMRHVIEIAQADDPGMSRNFLGHTPWILDQQAAGERLITQSAVPASSATMRGYIDRASRDRICGWISDPARPEESVAIQVVVNGTIAERSVANGRRPDVADAGAGPERCGFDLLFVPPLSPLTRQIIEVRNERTGALLGQPVIVEAADQFDPDFEEAVRRATSSVQDAKGYDRVLSFLAAQMERLKQSHADHQSGRIRNTTQRERSRRGLVLPARRALRALVVDARMPDARRDAGSCAILSHMFALQTLGYDVSFVAADEMGSASAQVMDDIDVCALPFYNSVEDLLRRQAQSFDLVYLHRQNIAMRYLPLVRQYQSKARTIYAVADLHHMRIARQEAVEERPELMAKARQVRDAEYAAARQADVVLTHSTEEAAILRRDVPGVEVHVVPWAVAVRKQVPSFEKRSGVLFLGNFSHAPNIDAAIWLTEEIMPLVRRQRPDIGCVIAGADMPERVRRLAAPGVEAVGHVRDCGALFDKVRLSIAPLRFGAGIKGKVLDSLAAGVPCVTTHVATEGMELPAALADATGDTAEALAALIVSLHDDSTTHARMDHAGRRFIRERHDQAVVAETLARALGNNIEKRQAG; encoded by the coding sequence ATGACTGTTGTCGTGAGCTCTGGCCAGAGCGTGATGCTGGACAGCGAGGATCCATATTCACAGGTGATCGTCGAAAACGGTGGCTATGCCCTCGTCGAAGGCGGTTCGTACGCCACAGAAGTCGATGTGCAGTCCGGCGGCCGGCTAGGCATTTACGGCTCGGCTGGCACAGTGACGCTTGAAGCCGGCGCTTCTGCGGATGTGGATGCCGCGCAGACCGTCATCGCCCAGTCGGCTGCGATGCTGGAAGTTCCAGTCCGGGCTGATATCCAGAATCTGCAGGTTTCCGGCGGCGCACAGATCGAGCTTTCCGACGCAGAATATGACGCCTCCGACGAGGGCACCTATGTTCTGGACCCTGCGGGCCTCGCAAAACTGGAAGGTCTGGCAGAGAGCGGCGTCGACTCAGACTATTACGGTCAGACCACCTATGACAGCCTTCTGTCTGAACTGGCCGGAGATACCGTCACATACGGCCTCGCGCCTTCGGACGGAGAAGGCAGTCAGGTTCTGCTGACGGTCGACGACGGCACGCCCTGCTTCTGCCGCGGCACGTTGATCGCGACCGAACGGGGCGAGATCGCTGTGGAAGATCTCGCCATCGGCGATCGGGTACGGACGGCCTCGGGCTCGCTGCGCCCCATCCGCTGGATCGGACACCGCTCGTATTCCGGACCTTTTGTCAGGGGCAACCAGAACGTCCTGCCGATCGTCATCCGGGCGGGAGCGCTGGGTGACGGCCTGCCGCGACGTGACCTGTCCGTTTCCCCGTTGCACGCGATGGCTCTGGAGGGCGTGCTCATACCAGCGGTCTGCCTTATCAACGGGGTCAGCATTCTTCAGGCTGAGCGGATCGACGAAATCACCTATTTCCACATTGAACTGAAGACGCACGATATCCTTCTGGCTGAAGGGGCACCTTCGGAGAGCTTCGTAGATGATGACAGCCGGAACATGTTTCACAATGCTGCCGAGTTCAAAAAACTCTATCCGGATGCAGCGCCACTTCCGGCAGTCTATTGTGCACCCCGGATCGAGGAAGGGCCCGTTCTTGAAGCCATCCGGACGCGCCTGAATGCTGAAGCCGGAATGGCGCCAGTTTCCATGTCAGCAAGATCTATCGAAGGCTATCTCGATGAGGTGACGCGTACCGTCATCAGGGGCTGGGCCAGAAACCCGCACTCTCCGGAACCGGTGCGTCTGTCCCTGTTTGATAATGGAATCGCCATTGCCGAAATCGTGGCCGATTGCCCGCGTCCGGATGTCGGCCCCGACTGCGGTTTCTGTTTCGTCGTGCCGGGTGGTTTCACCCCACACATGAGGCATGTCATCGAAATCGCGCAGGCAGATGATCCCGGCATGTCACGGAACTTTCTTGGCCACACGCCATGGATTCTGGACCAGCAGGCCGCTGGTGAGCGGCTCATTACACAGTCAGCCGTGCCAGCATCGTCAGCCACGATGCGCGGCTATATCGACAGAGCCTCCCGCGACCGGATCTGTGGCTGGATTTCTGATCCTGCGCGGCCCGAAGAGTCAGTCGCCATACAGGTCGTGGTGAACGGGACGATTGCAGAACGGAGCGTTGCCAACGGCCGCCGCCCGGATGTGGCCGATGCAGGAGCCGGGCCGGAACGGTGTGGGTTCGATCTTCTCTTTGTCCCACCCCTCTCACCTCTGACGCGCCAGATCATTGAAGTGCGGAACGAGCGCACCGGAGCCCTGCTGGGCCAGCCAGTTATTGTGGAGGCGGCCGACCAGTTTGATCCGGATTTTGAAGAGGCTGTTCGCAGGGCAACCAGCTCCGTTCAGGACGCGAAAGGTTACGATCGGGTCCTGTCTTTTCTGGCCGCACAGATGGAGCGCCTGAAACAGAGCCATGCTGACCATCAGTCGGGACGCATCCGGAACACGACACAGCGTGAGCGCTCCCGTCGGGGTCTGGTGCTTCCGGCGCGCCGTGCTTTGAGAGCACTGGTCGTTGATGCCCGCATGCCGGACGCCCGGCGTGACGCCGGCTCGTGCGCCATTCTGTCGCATATGTTTGCCCTTCAGACGCTCGGCTATGACGTGTCGTTCGTCGCCGCTGATGAAATGGGTAGCGCATCAGCTCAGGTCATGGACGATATCGATGTCTGCGCATTACCTTTTTACAACTCGGTCGAAGATCTTCTGCGGCGACAGGCCCAGAGTTTCGATCTGGTCTACCTGCACCGCCAGAACATTGCGATGCGCTATCTGCCGCTCGTCCGGCAGTATCAGTCCAAAGCGCGAACGATCTATGCCGTCGCCGACCTGCACCATATGAGAATTGCGCGACAGGAAGCAGTCGAGGAACGGCCGGAACTGATGGCGAAGGCCCGGCAGGTCCGGGATGCAGAATACGCCGCCGCCCGTCAGGCTGACGTCGTTCTGACGCACTCAACCGAGGAGGCCGCGATCCTCCGGCGCGATGTGCCGGGCGTGGAAGTCCACGTCGTTCCCTGGGCTGTCGCGGTCCGGAAACAGGTACCGTCATTTGAAAAACGGAGCGGAGTTCTGTTCCTTGGTAATTTCTCTCACGCGCCAAACATCGACGCCGCGATCTGGCTCACTGAAGAGATCATGCCGCTCGTCCGGCGGCAGCGACCGGACATCGGGTGTGTTATCGCGGGGGCGGACATGCCGGAACGGGTTCGTCGGCTCGCAGCGCCTGGGGTCGAGGCAGTCGGCCATGTTCGTGACTGCGGGGCTCTGTTCGACAAAGTCCGTCTCAGCATTGCCCCGCTCCGCTTTGGGGCCGGCATCAAAGGCAAGGTTCTGGACAGTCTGGCCGCTGGCGTCCCGTGTGTAACAACGCATGTCGCGACCGAAGGAATGGAACTGCCTGCCGCTCTCGCAGATGCGACCGGTGACACAGCCGAAGCGCTGGCTGCGCTGATCGTCAGTTTGCACGATGACTCGACGACGCACGCCAGAATGGACCATGCGGGGCGACGCTTCATTCGCGAACGCCACGATCAGGCAGTTGTGGCCGAGACCCTTGCAAGAGCACTCGGGAACAATATCGAGAAGCGGCAAGCCGGATAA
- a CDS encoding LexA family transcriptional regulator: MSEAEKQAMRERGERLRQAAQTVGITHAAKAAGLAYTTLRDYMNGQEMKFSAAITLARVCGVSLEWLAYGTGEPQTSATSSLREAGNDDALVKAPARGGYQTVIPWHEAAGISEDGLRISKHWLDSTLPRDPAPLRLLTAAGDAMSPTLKDGDLLIVDTAATTVSGGALYALRLAGETVIRRLDLRFDGGLRILADNDRYPPQDIAPEAAATLGILGEIVWSGGVQHD, translated from the coding sequence ATGTCTGAGGCGGAAAAGCAGGCGATGCGGGAGCGGGGCGAGCGTCTGCGTCAGGCGGCTCAGACCGTGGGCATTACGCATGCCGCGAAGGCGGCCGGTCTCGCCTATACGACGCTCCGGGATTACATGAACGGCCAGGAAATGAAGTTTTCCGCGGCGATTACGCTCGCCCGGGTGTGCGGCGTGTCTCTTGAGTGGCTGGCTTACGGGACGGGTGAACCACAGACGTCTGCGACGTCTTCTTTGCGCGAGGCCGGAAATGACGATGCTCTGGTCAAAGCCCCTGCGCGGGGAGGGTATCAGACTGTCATTCCGTGGCACGAGGCCGCAGGCATTAGTGAAGATGGGCTTCGGATCAGCAAACACTGGCTCGATTCAACGCTTCCGCGTGATCCCGCGCCCCTGCGGCTGCTGACGGCTGCCGGAGACGCGATGAGTCCAACGCTGAAAGACGGCGATCTGCTCATCGTCGATACGGCCGCAACAACCGTATCCGGCGGGGCTCTCTACGCCCTGAGGCTGGCCGGAGAAACGGTCATCCGGCGCCTCGACCTGCGATTTGACGGCGGCCTTCGCATTCTTGCGGACAATGACCGGTATCCGCCCCAGGATATTGCTCCGGAAGCCGCTGCAACTCTCGGCATTCTCGGCGAAATCGTCTGGTCGGGCGGGGTGCAGCACGACTGA